The sequence below is a genomic window from Arthrobacter sp. U41.
CGGGGGAACTTCGCCTCCGACTGCGCGGCGATGTCCGGGAAGGTGGCGATGTTGATGAGCGTGGGAACGATCGGCACACTCTGTTCGGCGAAACGCGCCAGATGCCGCGGCAGCAGGCCGGTCGCGTGCTCGATGCAGTCGATCCCGGCGTCGAGCATGTCGTCCAGGGTGTCTTCGGCGAAGCAGTGGGCCGTGACCCGGGCGCCTTCATCATGGGCGGCCGCGATGGCGTCTTTCAATTCCGCCGCGGGGAAGCTGGCGGCGAGGTCGCCGGCGTCGCGGTCGATCCAGTCCCCCACGAGTTTGACCCAGCCGTCGCCGGCCCGCGCCTGCTTGCGCACGGCCTCCACCAGGTCCTCGGGCTCCACCTCGACGGCGAAGCCCCGGAGGTACCGCCGGGTCCTCGCGATATGCCGGCCCGAGCGGATGAGGCGCGGCAGGTCCGCCCGTTGCTGGATCCAGCGGGTGTCGTGGACGGCGCCGGCGTCGCGGACGAGGAGGGTTCCGGCGTCGCGGTCGGTCATGGCCTGTTCTTCCGCCAGCTGCTCCGGGACGTCCCCGCCGGGTCCAAGACCGATGTGGCAGTGCGCGTCGACCAGTCCGGGGATGACCCAGCCGTCCAGGATCAGGTCCGGGGCGGCGGCGGGCCTGCGGAAGGTCAGGAGGCCATCGACGGACCAGAGTCCGCGGTGTTCCTGCTCGGGTCCGGTGAGGACGGGGCCGCTGAATTCGATGATGCCGGTCATGGCTTAAAGCCTAAGCCGCATGACGACCCGCCGGCCAAGATCATCCAGCCCCGGCAGTGCTTCGTAGGCCCGCAGGGCGGCCAGCGCCTTCCCCGGCTCGGCGAGCTCCGCGAAGCCGCAGCTCGCGTAAAACCGTGCATTGAACGGGACGTCCCTGAAAGTGCAAAGGGTCATGAATTCATAGCCGCGTATCCGGGCTCCGTCGATGGCCGCCTCCACCAAAGACCTTCCGACCCCGCGCCCAGCAGAGTCGGGATGCACGGAGACTTGTTCCAGATGGGCCTGGCCGCCAACCTCATCAACACGGGCAAACCCCACAGTCGGATTCCCGGCGACCAGTATGAAGAGCGTCTCACCCGACGTCGGGGGCCCTGGGGCCGGGAGCGCGCGGTACCCGACCTCCGCCTTGAGCAAGCGGTCCGCCGCGGCCTCAAGAGCCGGGAGGGCCGCGAGGTCTTCAGGCGTCGCTGTCCTGATGCGGGGTACGGCCTTGGGCTGAGTCACGATGCCACGCTAACACCGCGTCAACACGGCGTCGTGAGGGCCCCGTCACACGCGCCAGGCTTTCCGACGGCACGTGGTAGCTTCGTCTACGACCACACGGGTGCCCTTGCAGGGGCTGAGATCGGGCTGACGCAGCCTGCGACCGTTGAACCTGTCCGGGTAATGCCGGCGAAGGAAGTGAGTATTTCCGTGAACACGCAATTGACGCAGCACAGCCCTGTCCAAAACCGGGACGACGACGAGCAGGCAGTCCCGGTCCAGCCCGCGGCCCCCACGCAATCGCTGAGGTCCCACTCCCTGGCGTTCGCCACGGACGCCGAACACGGCATCCGCGTCCCGGTGACCGAAATCGCGCTGGCCGACTCCCCGGCCGGCGCCGCCAACGCCCCGTTCCGCGTGTACCGCACCGCCGGTCCCGGAAGTGAACCGGTCCGCGGGCTGGAGCCTTTCCGGGGTCCCTGGATTGCCGCCAGGGAGGACACCGAACCTTACGAGGGCAGGGCCCGGGAACTGCTGGATGACGGCAGGTCGGCAGTGCGGCGCGGCGCAGCGTCGGCCGAGTGGATGGGCGCCCGCCCGGTGCCGCGCCGCGCCGTCGACGGCAGGACGGTCACGCAGATGCGGTACGCGCGGGACTGGGTGATCACCCAGGAGATGCGGTTCGTCGCGCTGCGCGAGAACTGCGACGTCGAGCTGGTCCGCAGCGAGTTGGCCGCGGGCCGCGCCATCATCCCCAGCAACGTCAACCATCCTGAATCCGAACCGATGATCATCGGCAAGGCGTTCCTGGTGAAAATCAACGCCAACATCGGCAACTCCGCAGTAACCAGCTCCATCGCTGAGGAAGTAGACAAACTTCAATGGGCCACCCAATGGGGTGCGGACACGGTGATGGACCTCTCCACCGGGGACGACATCCACACCACGCGCGAATGGATCATCCGCAACTCCCCTGTGCCCATCGGCACGGTCCCCATCTACCAGGCGCTGGAGAAGGTCAATGGTGAGGCGAACGCCCTTACCTGGGAGATCTTCCGGGACACCGTGATCGAGCAGTGCGAGCAGGGAGTGGACTATATGACCATCCACGCCGGGGTGCTGCTGCGCTACGTGCCGCTGACGGCCAACCGGGTCACCGGCATCGTGTCCCGCGGCGGAGCGATCATGGCCGGCTGGTGCCTGGCCCACCACCAGGAAAATTTCCTCTATACCCACTTCGA
It includes:
- a CDS encoding GNAT family N-acetyltransferase — its product is MTQPKAVPRIRTATPEDLAALPALEAAADRLLKAEVGYRALPAPGPPTSGETLFILVAGNPTVGFARVDEVGGQAHLEQVSVHPDSAGRGVGRSLVEAAIDGARIRGYEFMTLCTFRDVPFNARFYASCGFAELAEPGKALAALRAYEALPGLDDLGRRVVMRLRL
- the thiC gene encoding phosphomethylpyrimidine synthase ThiC, with product MNTQLTQHSPVQNRDDDEQAVPVQPAAPTQSLRSHSLAFATDAEHGIRVPVTEIALADSPAGAANAPFRVYRTAGPGSEPVRGLEPFRGPWIAAREDTEPYEGRARELLDDGRSAVRRGAASAEWMGARPVPRRAVDGRTVTQMRYARDWVITQEMRFVALRENCDVELVRSELAAGRAIIPSNVNHPESEPMIIGKAFLVKINANIGNSAVTSSIAEEVDKLQWATQWGADTVMDLSTGDDIHTTREWIIRNSPVPIGTVPIYQALEKVNGEANALTWEIFRDTVIEQCEQGVDYMTIHAGVLLRYVPLTANRVTGIVSRGGAIMAGWCLAHHQENFLYTHFDELCGIFARYDVAFSLGDGLRPGATADANDAAQFSELDTLAELTQRAWTFDVQVMVEGPGHVPFHLVRENVERQQELCKGAPFYTLGPLVTDIAPGYDHITSAIGATEIARYGTAMLCYVTPKEHLGLPNKDDVKTGVITYKIAAHAADLAKGHAGAHERDDALSKARFEFRWRDQFALSLDPVTAEAFHDETLPAEPAKTAHFCSMCGPKFCSMRISQDIRDEYGSADPQAALAAGMREKSNEFIASGGKVYLPAPAVGGPEAG
- a CDS encoding amidohydrolase family protein, whose protein sequence is MTGIIEFSGPVLTGPEQEHRGLWSVDGLLTFRRPAAAPDLILDGWVIPGLVDAHCHIGLGPGGDVPEQLAEEQAMTDRDAGTLLVRDAGAVHDTRWIQQRADLPRLIRSGRHIARTRRYLRGFAVEVEPEDLVEAVRKQARAGDGWVKLVGDWIDRDAGDLAASFPAAELKDAIAAAHDEGARVTAHCFAEDTLDDMLDAGIDCIEHATGLLPRHLARFAEQSVPIVPTLINIATFPDIAAQSEAKFPRYAAHMRSLWERRAERVLAAFEAGVTIYAGTDAGSVITHGRIVDELQALHAAGLPAGAALDAGAWAARAWLGAGGLRDGASADVLVCAEDPRSNLATLRDLRNIVLRGELLR